Proteins co-encoded in one Pseudomonas fluorescens genomic window:
- a CDS encoding sigma-54-dependent transcriptional regulator — protein MRIKVHCQNRIGILRDILNLLVEYGINVARGEVGGEHGNAIYLHCPNLINLQFQALRPKFEAIAGVFGVKRVGLMPSERRHMELNALLGALEFPVLSIDMGGSIVAANRAAAQLLGVRVDEVPGIPLSRYAEDFDLPELVRANKSRINGMRVKVKGDIFLADIAPLQSEHDDSEAMAGAVLTLHRADRVGERIYNVRKQELRGFDSIFQSSKVMAAVVREARRMAPLDAPLLIEGETGTGKELLARACHLASPRGQSPLMALNCAGLPESMAETELFGYGPGAFEGARAEGKLGLLELTAGGTLFLDGVGEMSPRLQVKLLRFLQDGCFRRVGSDEEVYLDVRVICATQVDLSELCARGEFRQDLYHRLNVLSLHIPPLRECLDGLTPLVEHFLDQASRQIGCPLPKLAPTAMDRLSHYHWPGNVRQLENVLFQAVSLCDGGTVKAEHIRLPDYGVRQPLGDFSLEGGLDEIVGRFEKAVLERLYSEHPSSRQLGKRLGVSHTTIANKLREYEVGKSES, from the coding sequence ATGCGTATCAAAGTCCACTGCCAGAACCGCATCGGCATTCTGCGCGACATCCTCAATCTGCTGGTGGAGTACGGGATCAACGTCGCCCGCGGTGAGGTCGGCGGTGAACACGGCAACGCGATCTATCTGCATTGCCCGAATCTGATCAACCTGCAGTTCCAGGCGCTGCGACCGAAATTCGAGGCCATCGCCGGGGTCTTCGGTGTCAAGCGTGTCGGGTTGATGCCCAGCGAGCGCCGACACATGGAGCTGAATGCGCTGCTCGGTGCGCTGGAGTTTCCGGTGCTGTCGATCGACATGGGCGGCTCCATCGTTGCCGCCAACCGGGCGGCGGCGCAGTTGCTCGGGGTTCGGGTCGACGAGGTGCCGGGGATTCCACTCTCGCGTTATGCCGAAGACTTTGACTTGCCGGAGCTGGTGCGCGCCAACAAATCGCGAATCAACGGCATGCGGGTCAAGGTCAAGGGCGACATCTTTCTGGCCGACATCGCCCCGCTGCAATCGGAGCACGACGACAGCGAGGCCATGGCCGGTGCCGTGCTGACCTTGCACCGGGCGGACCGTGTCGGCGAGCGCATCTATAACGTGCGCAAGCAAGAGTTGCGTGGCTTCGACAGTATCTTCCAGAGCTCGAAAGTGATGGCGGCGGTGGTGCGCGAAGCCCGGCGCATGGCACCGCTGGATGCGCCGTTGTTGATTGAAGGCGAAACCGGCACCGGCAAGGAATTGCTGGCGCGTGCCTGTCACCTGGCGAGTCCGCGCGGGCAGTCGCCGCTGATGGCGCTCAATTGTGCGGGGCTGCCGGAGTCGATGGCCGAGACCGAGCTGTTCGGCTATGGCCCTGGTGCCTTTGAAGGGGCGCGGGCCGAAGGCAAGCTCGGATTGCTTGAGCTGACGGCGGGCGGCACGCTGTTCCTTGATGGCGTTGGCGAAATGAGCCCGCGCTTGCAGGTGAAATTGCTGCGCTTCCTGCAGGACGGCTGCTTCCGGCGTGTAGGCAGTGATGAAGAGGTTTATCTGGATGTGCGGGTGATCTGCGCCACCCAGGTGGATCTGTCGGAGCTGTGTGCGAGAGGGGAATTTCGCCAGGATCTGTATCACCGTTTGAACGTGCTGTCGCTGCACATTCCGCCCTTGCGCGAATGCCTCGACGGTTTGACGCCGCTGGTCGAGCACTTCCTCGATCAGGCCAGCCGGCAGATCGGCTGCCCGCTGCCGAAACTGGCGCCGACGGCAATGGACCGGCTCAGTCACTACCATTGGCCGGGCAACGTTCGGCAACTGGAGAACGTGCTCTTCCAGGCGGTGTCGCTGTGTGATGGCGGGACGGTCAAGGCCGAACATATTCGTCTGCCGGACTATGGCGTGCGTCAGCCGCTTGGCGACTTCTCGCTGGAGGGCGGGTTGGACGAGATTGTCGGGCGCTTCGAGAAAGCGGTGCTGGAGCGACTGTATTCCGAACATCCAAGCAGTCGGCAGTTGGGCAAGCGGCTCGGGGTTTCGCACACCACGATTGCCAACAAGCTGCGTGAATATGAAGTCGGCAAGAGTGAGTCTTAA
- a CDS encoding MFS transporter — protein MPEPQRPLAVTLQVVSIVLFTFIGYLNIGIPLAVLPSYVHSDLGFGAVIAGLVISVQYLATLLSRPYAGKIIDNQGSKRAVMIGLAGCGLSGVFMLISAWTPNLPMLSLISLFVGRLVLGSAESLVGSGSIGWGIGRVGAANTAKVISWNGIASYGALAIGAPLGVWLVSRFGLWSMGVSILLLATLGVLLAWPKTAAPIVAGERLPFMHVLGRVFPHGCGLALGSIGFGTIATFITLYYATRHWDNAVLCLSLFGASFIGARLLFGNLINRLGGFRVAIACLSVETLGLLLLWIAPDAHWALAGAALSGFGFSLVFPALGVEAVNLVPASSRGAAVGAYSLFIDLSLGITGPLAGAIAAGFGFDSIFLFAAIAALSGLALSIYLYRHTSKYRED, from the coding sequence ATGCCAGAACCCCAGCGCCCCCTGGCGGTCACGCTGCAAGTCGTTTCCATCGTCCTGTTCACCTTCATCGGTTACCTCAATATCGGCATTCCGTTGGCCGTACTGCCGAGCTATGTGCACAGCGACCTGGGTTTCGGCGCGGTCATCGCCGGTCTGGTGATCAGCGTGCAATACCTTGCCACCCTGCTCAGCCGTCCGTATGCGGGCAAGATCATCGACAACCAGGGCAGCAAACGTGCGGTGATGATTGGTCTGGCCGGTTGCGGCTTGAGCGGTGTGTTCATGCTGATCTCCGCATGGACGCCCAACCTGCCGATGCTCAGCCTGATCAGCCTGTTCGTTGGTCGCCTGGTACTCGGCAGCGCGGAAAGTCTCGTCGGTTCCGGATCGATCGGCTGGGGCATCGGCCGCGTCGGCGCGGCCAACACGGCCAAAGTCATCTCGTGGAACGGCATCGCCAGTTACGGCGCGCTGGCGATCGGTGCGCCGCTCGGGGTGTGGCTGGTCAGCCGTTTCGGCCTCTGGAGCATGGGCGTAAGCATTCTGCTGCTCGCAACGCTGGGAGTGCTGCTGGCCTGGCCGAAGACCGCTGCGCCGATTGTCGCCGGCGAGCGCCTGCCGTTCATGCACGTACTGGGGCGAGTCTTTCCACACGGCTGCGGCCTGGCACTGGGCTCGATCGGTTTCGGCACCATCGCCACCTTCATCACGCTGTATTACGCCACCCGGCATTGGGATAACGCGGTGCTGTGCCTGAGCCTGTTCGGCGCCAGCTTCATCGGCGCGCGACTGCTGTTCGGCAATCTGATCAACCGTCTCGGCGGCTTTCGCGTAGCGATTGCCTGTCTGTCGGTGGAAACCCTCGGCCTGTTGCTGCTATGGATCGCACCGGATGCACACTGGGCGCTGGCTGGTGCGGCATTGAGCGGTTTCGGCTTCTCGCTGGTGTTCCCGGCACTGGGCGTAGAGGCGGTGAACCTGGTGCCGGCCTCCAGCCGTGGGGCGGCGGTCGGCGCCTATTCGTTGTTCATCGATCTGTCGCTGGGGATCACCGGCCCCCTGGCCGGGGCGATTGCGGCGGGCTTCGGTTTTGACTCGATCTTCCTGTTCGCTGCCATTGCCGCACTGAGTGGCCTGGCGCTGAGCATCTATCTGTATCGCCACACATCAAAGTACCGCGAAGACTAG
- a CDS encoding amino acid aminotransferase: MHFDAIGRVPGDPILGLMEAYAQDSNPRKFDLGVGVYKDAQGLTPIPEAVKIAEARLVESQDTKTYIGGHGNPLFGKVINELVLGADSALIAEQRAGATQTPGGTGALRLAADFIAQCLPGKGVWLSNPTWPIHETIFAAAGVKISHYPYVGSDNRLDVDAMLAALNEVPKGDVVLLHACCHNPTGFDLGHDDWQRVLDVVRSRNLLPLIDFAYQGFGDGLEQDAWSTRLFAAELPELLITSSCSKNFGLYRDRTGALIVCAKSADKLIDIRSQLAHIARNLWSTPPDHGAAVVATILADPELKRRWADEVEAMRLRIAQLRSGLVQALEPHGLRERFAHIGVQRGMFSYTGLSPEQVKNLREHHSVYMVSSGRANVAGIDATRLDLLAEAIANVCK, encoded by the coding sequence ATGCACTTCGACGCCATCGGCCGGGTGCCCGGCGACCCGATCCTCGGCCTGATGGAGGCCTACGCGCAGGATTCCAACCCGCGCAAGTTCGACCTCGGCGTGGGCGTCTACAAGGATGCCCAGGGCCTGACGCCGATCCCGGAGGCGGTGAAAATCGCCGAGGCGCGTCTGGTCGAGAGCCAGGACACCAAGACCTACATCGGTGGCCATGGCAATCCGCTGTTCGGCAAAGTCATCAATGAGCTGGTGCTCGGTGCCGATTCGGCACTGATCGCCGAGCAACGTGCCGGCGCCACCCAGACCCCGGGCGGCACGGGTGCCCTGCGTCTGGCAGCGGATTTCATCGCGCAATGCCTGCCGGGCAAAGGCGTATGGCTGAGCAACCCGACCTGGCCGATCCACGAAACGATTTTCGCGGCCGCCGGGGTCAAAATCAGCCATTACCCGTACGTCGGCAGCGACAACCGTCTCGACGTCGATGCAATGCTCGCCGCGCTCAATGAAGTGCCGAAAGGTGATGTGGTGCTGCTGCATGCGTGCTGCCACAACCCGACCGGTTTCGACCTGGGTCACGACGACTGGCAGCGGGTGCTGGACGTGGTGCGCAGCCGCAACCTGCTGCCGCTGATCGACTTTGCCTACCAGGGTTTCGGCGATGGTCTGGAGCAGGATGCATGGTCAACCCGGCTGTTCGCCGCCGAGTTGCCCGAGCTGCTGATCACCAGTTCCTGCTCGAAAAATTTCGGCCTGTACCGCGACCGCACCGGTGCGCTGATCGTCTGCGCGAAAAGCGCTGACAAGCTCATCGACATCCGCAGTCAGCTGGCCCACATCGCCCGCAACCTGTGGTCGACGCCACCGGATCACGGCGCCGCTGTCGTCGCCACGATCCTCGCCGACCCGGAGCTGAAACGCCGCTGGGCCGACGAAGTGGAAGCCATGCGTCTGCGCATCGCCCAGTTGCGCAGTGGCTTGGTGCAAGCGCTGGAACCGCACGGTCTGCGCGAGCGTTTTGCGCACATTGGCGTGCAACGCGGGATGTTCTCCTACACCGGCCTGTCGCCGGAACAAGTGAAAAACCTGCGCGAGCATCACAGCGTTTACATGGTCAGCTCGGGCCGGGCCAACGTCGCCGGGATTGATGCGACGCGCCTCGACCTGCTGGCCGAAGCGATCGCCAACGTCTGCAAATAA
- the queC gene encoding 7-cyano-7-deazaguanine synthase QueC — protein MSNKAVIVFSGGQDSTTCLIHALTHYDEIHCITFDYGQRHRAEIEVAQQLAKELGVTVHKTMDVSLLNELAISSLTRDNIPVPTINSSGESLPSTFVPGRNILFLTLASIYAYQVQARTVITGVCETDFSGYPDCRDDFVKALNKALELGMDYQLTLDTPLMWLNKAETWALADYHKRLEFIRDQTLTCYNGIKGNGCSNCDACNLRAKGLNEYLNKKDQVTHSLKAKLNLN, from the coding sequence ATGAGCAATAAAGCAGTCATCGTATTTAGCGGCGGACAGGATTCAACAACCTGCTTGATCCATGCCTTGACCCATTACGATGAAATTCACTGCATCACATTTGACTATGGCCAGCGCCATCGCGCGGAAATTGAAGTTGCACAGCAACTGGCAAAAGAACTTGGCGTGACCGTGCACAAGACCATGGATGTGTCGCTGCTGAATGAACTGGCCATCAGCAGCCTGACCCGCGACAACATTCCGGTTCCGACCATCAACAGTTCAGGAGAAAGCCTGCCCAGTACTTTTGTACCCGGCAGAAACATCCTGTTTTTGACCCTGGCTTCCATTTATGCGTATCAGGTACAAGCCAGAACCGTCATTACCGGCGTTTGTGAAACAGACTTTTCGGGTTACCCGGATTGCCGGGATGACTTCGTCAAGGCATTGAACAAAGCCCTGGAACTGGGCATGGACTATCAATTGACCCTGGACACTCCGCTGATGTGGCTGAACAAAGCGGAAACCTGGGCCCTGGCCGACTACCACAAGCGACTGGAGTTCATTCGGGACCAGACACTGACCTGCTACAACGGCATCAAAGGTAACGGCTGCTCCAATTGCGACGCGTGTAACCTTCGTGCCAAAGGCCTCAATGAATACCTGAACAAAAAAGATCAGGTTACGCACAGCCTGAAAGCAAAACTGAATCTGAACTGA
- the flgG gene encoding flagellar basal-body rod protein FlgG, with product MLPALWVAKTGLSAQDTNLTTISNNLANVSTTGFKRDRAEFQDLLYQIKRQPGAQSTQDSELPSGLQVGTGVRIVGTQKNFTAGSLQTTEQPLDMAIDGRGFFQILQPDGTTSYTRDGTFHLDSNGQIVNASGFALEPAIVIPNNAQTFTVGRDGTVSITVAGNPAAQVIGNLQTADFINPAGLQAVGNNLFLETAASGAPQVGTPGLNGFGTTLQNTLETSNVSTVEEMVNMITTQRAYEMNSKVISTADQMLSFVTQNL from the coding sequence ATGCTTCCGGCTCTATGGGTTGCCAAAACCGGTCTGTCCGCCCAGGACACCAACCTGACCACCATTTCCAACAACCTGGCAAACGTGTCGACCACGGGTTTCAAGCGTGACCGCGCCGAGTTCCAGGACCTGCTGTATCAGATCAAGCGTCAGCCAGGCGCCCAGTCGACCCAGGACAGCGAACTGCCGTCGGGTCTGCAAGTGGGTACCGGTGTGCGCATTGTCGGCACCCAGAAAAACTTCACCGCCGGTAGCCTGCAAACCACCGAGCAGCCGCTGGACATGGCCATCGATGGTCGTGGCTTCTTCCAGATCCTGCAGCCGGACGGCACCACGTCCTACACCCGTGACGGTACTTTCCACCTCGATTCCAATGGCCAGATCGTCAACGCCAGCGGTTTCGCGCTGGAGCCGGCGATTGTCATCCCGAACAACGCCCAGACCTTCACTGTCGGCCGCGACGGCACCGTATCGATCACCGTTGCCGGCAACCCGGCCGCCCAGGTGATCGGCAACCTGCAAACCGCCGACTTCATCAACCCGGCCGGTCTGCAAGCGGTGGGCAACAACCTGTTCCTGGAAACCGCCGCTTCCGGTGCGCCGCAAGTCGGCACTCCGGGCCTGAACGGTTTCGGTACCACCCTGCAGAACACCCTGGAAACCTCCAACGTCAGCACCGTGGAAGAGATGGTCAACATGATCACCACCCAGCGCGCGTACGAGATGAACTCCAAGGTGATCTCCACCGCCGACCAGATGCTCTCGTTCGTAACGCAGAATCTGTAA
- a CDS encoding flagellar basal body P-ring protein FlgI: MLAAALMSAAFGAHAERLKDIASISGVRSNQLIGYGLVVGLNGTGDQTTQTPFTLQTFNNMLSQFGIKVPPGSGNVQLKNVAAVSVSADLPAFAKPGQQVDITVSSIGNSKSLRGGTLLLTPLKGIDGNVYAIAQGNLVVGGFDAEGRDGSKITVNVPSAGRIPGGASVERSVPSGFNQGNSLTLNLNRSDFTTAKRIVDKINDMLGPGVAQAIDGGSIRVTAPLDPSQRVDYLSILENLEVDPGQAVAKVIINSRTGTIVIGQNVKVSPAAVTHGSLTVTITEDPIVSQPGPLSNGQTAVVPRSRVNAQQEAKPMFKFGPGTTLDEIVRAVNQVGAAPGDLMAILEALKQAGALQADLIVI; encoded by the coding sequence ATGCTCGCTGCGGCGTTGATGTCCGCAGCCTTTGGTGCCCACGCCGAGCGGCTGAAAGATATCGCCAGCATTTCCGGCGTGCGTTCCAACCAGTTGATCGGCTACGGCCTGGTGGTCGGGCTTAACGGCACCGGCGACCAGACCACGCAAACCCCGTTCACCCTGCAGACCTTCAACAACATGCTCTCGCAGTTCGGCATCAAGGTGCCGCCGGGATCGGGCAACGTGCAGCTGAAAAACGTCGCGGCGGTGTCGGTCAGTGCCGATCTGCCGGCGTTCGCCAAACCGGGTCAGCAGGTCGACATCACCGTTTCGTCCATCGGTAACTCCAAGAGCCTGCGCGGCGGCACCCTGTTGCTGACCCCGCTCAAGGGTATCGATGGCAATGTCTACGCCATCGCTCAGGGCAACCTGGTGGTCGGCGGTTTCGATGCCGAAGGTCGTGACGGTTCGAAGATCACCGTCAACGTTCCGTCGGCCGGTCGCATCCCGGGCGGAGCCTCGGTCGAGCGTTCGGTGCCGAGCGGTTTCAACCAGGGCAACAGCCTGACACTGAACCTCAACCGTTCCGACTTCACCACTGCCAAGCGCATCGTCGACAAGATCAACGACATGCTCGGCCCTGGCGTCGCCCAGGCCATCGATGGCGGCTCGATTCGCGTCACTGCGCCGCTCGATCCGAGCCAGCGCGTCGACTATCTGTCGATCCTGGAAAACCTCGAAGTCGACCCGGGTCAGGCGGTGGCGAAAGTCATCATCAACTCGCGTACCGGCACCATCGTCATCGGCCAGAACGTGAAGGTGTCGCCGGCCGCCGTGACCCACGGCAGCCTGACCGTGACCATCACCGAAGACCCGATCGTCAGCCAGCCGGGCCCGCTGTCCAATGGTCAGACGGCCGTGGTCCCGCGCTCGCGTGTGAATGCTCAGCAGGAAGCCAAGCCGATGTTCAAGTTCGGCCCGGGCACCACCCTCGACGAAATCGTGCGTGCGGTGAACCAGGTCGGCGCGGCGCCGGGTGACCTGATGGCCATTCTCGAAGCACTGAAGCAGGCCGGCGCGTTGCAAGCCGACCTGATCGTGATCTGA
- a CDS encoding 4a-hydroxytetrahydrobiopterin dehydratase, with translation MSTLNQAHCEACRADAPQVSDEELPILIKQIPDWNIEVRDSIMQLEKVFLFKNFKHALAFTNAVGEISEAEGHHPGLLTEWGKVTVTWWSHSIKGLHRNDFIMAARTDEVAKTAEGRK, from the coding sequence ATGTCCACTTTGAACCAAGCCCATTGCGAAGCGTGCCGTGCCGATGCCCCACAAGTCAGCGATGAAGAACTGCCGATCCTGATCAAGCAGATCCCTGACTGGAACATCGAAGTACGTGACAGCATCATGCAGCTGGAAAAAGTCTTCCTGTTCAAGAATTTCAAGCACGCTCTGGCCTTCACCAACGCCGTCGGCGAGATCTCCGAGGCCGAAGGTCATCACCCGGGCCTGCTGACCGAATGGGGCAAAGTCACCGTGACCTGGTGGAGCCACTCGATCAAAGGCCTGCACCGCAACGACTTCATCATGGCCGCGCGCACTGACGAAGTGGCCAAGACTGCAGAAGGACGCAAGTAA
- the phhA gene encoding phenylalanine 4-monooxygenase, producing the protein MKQTQYVAREPDAQGFIDYPAEEHAVWNTLITRQMKVIEGRACQEYLDGIEKLGLPHDRIPQLGEINKVLGETTGWQVARVPALIPFQTFFELLASKQFPVATFIRTREELDYLQEPDIFHEIFGHCPLLTNPWFAEFTHTYGKLGLQATKEERVYLARLYWMTIEFGLVDTPQGKRIYGGGILSSPKETVYSLSDEPEHQAFDPLEAMRTPYRIDILQPLYFVLPNLKRLFDLAHEDIMAMVKQGMQLGLHAPKFPPKPKAA; encoded by the coding sequence ATGAAGCAGACGCAATACGTGGCCCGCGAGCCCGATGCGCAAGGTTTTATCGACTACCCCGCCGAAGAACACGCGGTGTGGAACACGCTGATCACCCGCCAGATGAAAGTGATCGAGGGTCGGGCGTGCCAGGAATACCTGGACGGTATCGAAAAACTCGGCCTGCCCCACGACCGCATCCCGCAACTGGGCGAGATCAACAAGGTGCTCGGCGAGACCACCGGTTGGCAGGTTGCCCGCGTCCCGGCGCTGATCCCCTTCCAGACCTTTTTCGAATTGCTCGCCAGCAAGCAGTTTCCGGTGGCCACGTTCATTCGCACCCGTGAAGAACTGGACTACCTGCAAGAGCCGGACATTTTCCACGAGATCTTTGGCCACTGCCCGCTGCTGACCAACCCGTGGTTCGCTGAATTTACCCACACCTACGGCAAGCTCGGCCTGCAAGCGACCAAGGAAGAACGCGTTTATCTGGCGCGTCTGTACTGGATGACCATCGAGTTCGGCCTGGTCGACACCCCGCAAGGCAAACGCATCTACGGCGGCGGCATCCTTTCTTCGCCGAAAGAAACCGTTTATTCGCTGTCGGACGAGCCCGAGCATCAGGCCTTCGATCCGCTGGAAGCCATGCGCACGCCGTACCGCATCGACATCCTGCAACCGTTGTATTTTGTCCTGCCGAACCTCAAGCGCCTGTTCGACCTGGCTCACGAAGACATCATGGCCATGGTCAAGCAAGGCATGCAGCTGGGTCTGCACGCACCGAAGTTTCCACCGAAACCAAAAGCTGCGTGA
- a CDS encoding flagellar basal body rod protein FlgF → MDKYLYVAMTGASQNALAQKAHANNLANISTNGFQRDLEQARSMPVFGDSFPARAFAMSERPATDFTPGSLVQTGRDLDVAVSGNGFIAVQNPSGGESYVRTGSLNIDALGVLRAGNGMPVLGNGGPIAIPPEQQVEVGEDGTISIRAMGEGPRVMAEVDRIKLVNPDIKNMNKGLDGSIYTKDGQPAPADANVKLVSGFLESSNVNAVEEMTSVLALAKQFELHVKMMNTAKDDDQAMARVLQIS, encoded by the coding sequence GTGGACAAGTACCTTTATGTGGCAATGACCGGCGCCAGCCAGAACGCACTGGCGCAAAAGGCTCATGCCAACAACCTGGCGAACATCTCCACCAATGGTTTTCAGCGCGACCTGGAGCAGGCGCGTTCGATGCCGGTGTTCGGTGACAGCTTTCCGGCGCGTGCGTTTGCCATGAGCGAGCGGCCCGCCACCGATTTTACCCCGGGCTCGCTGGTGCAGACCGGGCGTGATCTCGACGTGGCCGTCAGCGGAAACGGCTTCATTGCCGTGCAGAACCCTAGCGGCGGCGAAAGCTACGTGCGCACCGGCAGCCTGAACATCGACGCCCTCGGCGTACTGCGCGCCGGCAACGGCATGCCGGTACTGGGCAATGGCGGTCCGATTGCCATTCCACCGGAGCAGCAGGTGGAAGTCGGTGAAGACGGCACCATCAGTATCCGTGCGATGGGCGAAGGCCCGCGCGTCATGGCCGAAGTCGACCGGATCAAACTGGTCAACCCGGACATCAAGAACATGAACAAGGGCCTGGACGGTTCGATTTACACCAAGGACGGCCAGCCTGCGCCGGCCGACGCCAACGTCAAACTGGTGTCGGGTTTCCTGGAGTCGAGCAACGTCAATGCCGTGGAAGAGATGACCTCGGTGCTGGCCCTGGCCAAGCAGTTCGAGTTGCACGTCAAGATGATGAACACCGCCAAAGACGACGACCAGGCCATGGCTCGGGTCTTGCAGATCAGCTAA
- the flgH gene encoding flagellar basal body L-ring protein FlgH yields MKRFVSVLALGGVVSLAGCVAPTPKPNDPYYAPVLPRTPLPAAANNGSIYQAGFEQNLYSDRKAFRVGDIITITLNEKTQASKNANSQVAKNSKTGIGLTSLFGGSGTTNNPLGGNDLSLDVGYSGDRATKGDSKAAQGNTLTGSITVTVADVLPNGIIAVRGEKWMTLNTGDELVRIAGLVRADDIATDNTVSSTRVADARITYSGTGSFADASQPGWFDRFFLSPLFPF; encoded by the coding sequence ATGAAGCGCTTCGTATCTGTTCTGGCATTGGGTGGGGTGGTCTCGCTCGCGGGCTGCGTCGCTCCGACGCCCAAGCCCAATGACCCTTACTACGCTCCGGTGTTGCCGCGTACGCCGTTGCCGGCGGCCGCCAACAACGGCTCGATCTATCAGGCCGGTTTCGAACAGAACCTGTACAGCGACCGCAAGGCGTTCCGGGTCGGTGACATCATCACCATCACCCTGAACGAGAAGACTCAGGCCAGCAAGAACGCCAACTCGCAAGTGGCCAAGAACAGCAAGACCGGCATTGGCCTGACTTCGCTGTTCGGCGGCAGTGGCACCACCAACAACCCGTTGGGCGGTAACGATCTGAGCCTGGACGTCGGCTACAGCGGCGACCGTGCGACCAAGGGCGACAGCAAGGCGGCCCAGGGCAACACCCTGACCGGTTCGATCACCGTGACCGTCGCCGATGTGCTGCCCAACGGCATCATCGCCGTGCGCGGCGAGAAGTGGATGACCCTCAATACCGGTGATGAGCTGGTGCGGATCGCCGGTCTCGTACGCGCCGATGACATCGCCACAGACAACACGGTGTCGTCGACCCGGGTCGCCGATGCGCGCATCACCTATTCGGGCACCGGTTCGTTTGCCGATGCGAGTCAGCCAGGCTGGTTCGACCGTTTCTTCCTCAGCCCGCTGTTCCCTTTCTAG
- a CDS encoding queuosine precursor transporter, with the protein MGCSVGMENSKYKLLGFENGKSLAVIMVIATGKIIKIKLSEVLNSEIMDNLNKLEIKNLYKKFYSQGGALTAYELNDRHESSWMIYIILNLMLFTLYIFTSIAATKPIYLESLDIIVTPGTFLYPLTFLIVDLLNETFGLRLARKAILFAFISNAAIIILLAITTHLPGLPGWKLDGPYNDVIGQLSSVLVASSVSFLVSENINSYLLCKIKELTNSRFLFLRVFLSTLFAVIIDSFLFCFIAFYGAMETSAILNMIYVQIAIKVGFAFFNVLPAYGARALFKKYLTGGQAQ; encoded by the coding sequence ATGGGCTGTAGTGTTGGAATGGAAAACAGCAAGTACAAGCTATTGGGATTTGAAAACGGTAAAAGCCTGGCCGTCATCATGGTGATTGCGACAGGCAAGATAATCAAAATAAAACTGAGTGAAGTGTTGAATAGTGAGATTATGGATAATCTGAACAAGCTGGAAATAAAGAATCTGTACAAGAAGTTTTATTCCCAGGGAGGGGCGCTGACCGCTTATGAGTTGAATGATCGCCATGAGAGTTCCTGGATGATCTATATCATTCTGAACCTCATGTTGTTTACGCTGTATATCTTTACCAGTATCGCCGCGACCAAGCCGATCTATCTGGAGTCTCTGGACATTATCGTAACGCCTGGGACTTTTCTTTATCCGCTGACGTTTCTGATCGTCGATCTGTTGAATGAAACGTTCGGTCTCAGGCTTGCGCGAAAAGCGATTCTCTTTGCCTTCATCAGCAACGCGGCCATCATCATCCTGCTGGCCATCACGACTCATCTCCCCGGATTGCCTGGCTGGAAGCTCGATGGCCCTTACAATGATGTCATTGGCCAGTTGTCTTCTGTCCTGGTAGCTTCCTCTGTTTCATTTCTGGTTTCCGAAAATATAAACTCGTATTTGCTGTGCAAAATCAAGGAACTCACAAATTCCAGATTTCTGTTCTTGCGCGTGTTTTTAAGTACGTTGTTTGCGGTAATCATCGACAGCTTTCTTTTCTGCTTCATCGCGTTTTATGGTGCGATGGAAACCAGCGCGATACTGAACATGATCTACGTTCAGATTGCGATAAAGGTTGGCTTCGCTTTCTTCAATGTATTGCCTGCTTATGGGGCAAGGGCATTGTTCAAGAAGTACCTGACTGGCGGTCAGGCGCAATAA
- the arfB gene encoding alternative ribosome rescue aminoacyl-tRNA hydrolase ArfB — MLKISNNVHLPDAEIELTAIRAQGAGGQNVNKVSSAVHLRFDIPASSLPEFYKERLLALRDSRITSDGVLIIKAQQYRTQEQNRADALERLIELILSATKVEKKRRPTKPTLGSKKRRLESKTKRGSIKAGRGKVDF, encoded by the coding sequence ATGCTGAAGATTTCCAATAACGTGCATCTGCCGGATGCCGAGATCGAACTGACCGCTATCCGCGCCCAGGGGGCCGGTGGGCAGAACGTCAACAAGGTCTCCAGCGCCGTGCACCTGCGCTTCGACATTCCGGCCTCGTCCTTGCCCGAGTTCTACAAGGAGCGCTTGCTGGCGTTGCGTGACAGCCGGATCACCAGCGATGGCGTGCTGATCATCAAGGCCCAGCAATACCGCACGCAGGAACAGAATCGCGCCGATGCGCTGGAGCGCCTGATCGAGCTGATTCTCAGCGCTACCAAGGTCGAGAAGAAGCGCCGGCCGACCAAGCCGACGCTGGGTTCAAAGAAACGTCGGCTCGAATCGAAAACCAAGCGTGGCAGTATCAAGGCCGGGCGGGGCAAGGTGGATTTCTAG